A single window of Pseudomonas lijiangensis DNA harbors:
- the gcvP gene encoding aminomethyl-transferring glycine dehydrogenase produces MTDLNTANEFIARHIGPRASDEQAMLQTLGFDSIEALSESVIPQSIKGTSVLNLPAGQSEADALASIKAIASKNQLFKTYIGQGYYNTHTPAPILRNLLENPAWYTAYTPYQPEISQGRLESLLNFQTLISDLTGLPIANASLLDEATAAAEAMTFCKRLSKNKGSQHFFASAHCHPQTLDVLRTRAEPLGITVVVADEAELGDVSDYFGALLQYPASNGDVFDYRELIERFHSANALVAVAADLLALTLLTPPGEFGADVAIGSAQRFGVPLGFGGPHAAYFSTRDAFKRDMPGRLVGVSVDRHGKQALRLAMQTREQHIRREKATSNICTAQVLLANIASMYAVYHGPAGLTQIANRVHRMTAIFAEGLSQLGLKVEQEFFFDSLTINTGTKTASLHAKARAHHINLREINAEYLGLSFDETTSQSAVETLWTIFAADGQTLPDFATLASTAKSYLPKALVRQSAILSHPVFNRYHSETELMRYLRKLADKDLALDRTMIPLGSCTMKLNAASEMIPVTWAEFGNLHPFAPAEQSAGYQQLTSELETMLCAATGYDAISLQPNAGSQGEYAGLLAIRAYHQSRGDEARDICLIPSSAHGTNPATAHMAGMRVVVTACDARGNVDIEDLRAKAVEHRDQLAALMITYPSTHGVFEEGIREICGIIHDNGGQVYIDGANMNAMVGLCAPGKFGGDVSHLNLHKTFCIPHGGGGPGVGPIGVKSHLAPFLPGHGQMERKEGAVCAAPFGSASILPITWMYIRMMGGEGLKRASQLAILNANYISRRLEDHYPVLYTGSNGLVAHECILDLRPLKETSGISVDDVAKRLIDFGFHAPTMSFPVAGTLMIEPTESESKEELDRFCEAMIKIREEIHAVENGTLDKDDNPLKNAPHTAAEIAGQWSHPYSREQAVYPVESLIEGKYWPPVGRVDNVFGDRNLVCACPSIESYQEA; encoded by the coding sequence ATGACTGACCTGAATACCGCCAACGAATTCATTGCCCGCCACATCGGCCCTCGCGCCAGCGACGAGCAGGCCATGCTGCAAACCCTGGGCTTCGACTCCATCGAAGCACTGAGCGAAAGCGTGATCCCGCAGAGCATCAAGGGCACCAGCGTTCTGAACCTGCCCGCCGGCCAGAGCGAAGCCGATGCCCTGGCATCGATCAAGGCCATCGCCAGCAAGAACCAGTTGTTCAAGACCTACATCGGCCAGGGTTACTACAACACTCACACCCCGGCTCCGATCCTGCGCAACCTGCTGGAAAACCCGGCCTGGTACACCGCTTACACGCCGTATCAGCCAGAGATTTCCCAGGGCCGCCTGGAATCGCTGCTTAACTTCCAGACCCTGATCAGCGACCTCACCGGCCTGCCGATTGCCAACGCCTCGCTGCTGGACGAAGCCACCGCCGCCGCAGAAGCCATGACCTTCTGCAAGCGCCTGAGCAAGAACAAAGGCAGCCAGCACTTCTTCGCTTCGGCCCACTGCCATCCACAAACCCTGGACGTGCTGCGCACCCGCGCCGAGCCATTGGGCATTACCGTCGTGGTGGCCGATGAAGCAGAACTGGGCGATGTCAGCGACTACTTCGGTGCGCTGCTGCAATACCCGGCCAGCAATGGCGATGTGTTCGACTACCGCGAACTGATCGAGCGTTTCCACAGCGCCAATGCGCTGGTGGCAGTGGCTGCCGACCTGCTGGCCCTGACCCTGCTGACGCCACCGGGCGAATTCGGCGCAGACGTGGCCATCGGCAGCGCCCAGCGTTTCGGCGTGCCGCTGGGCTTCGGTGGTCCGCATGCGGCGTACTTCTCTACTCGTGATGCCTTCAAACGCGACATGCCAGGCCGTCTGGTCGGCGTATCGGTGGATCGCCACGGCAAACAGGCGCTGCGCCTGGCCATGCAGACCCGCGAGCAACATATCCGTCGCGAGAAAGCCACCAGCAACATCTGCACCGCGCAAGTGCTGCTGGCCAACATCGCCAGCATGTATGCCGTCTACCACGGGCCTGCCGGCCTGACGCAAATCGCCAACCGCGTGCATCGCATGACCGCGATCTTCGCTGAAGGCCTGAGCCAGCTGGGTCTGAAAGTCGAGCAGGAATTCTTCTTCGACAGCCTGACCATCAACACCGGCACCAAAACCGCCTCGCTGCACGCCAAGGCACGCGCGCACCATATCAACCTGCGTGAAATCAACGCCGAATACCTGGGCCTGTCCTTCGACGAAACCACCTCGCAGTCGGCCGTCGAAACCCTGTGGACGATCTTCGCCGCAGACGGTCAGACGCTGCCGGACTTCGCAACCCTGGCTTCCACTGCAAAGTCGTATCTGCCCAAAGCCCTGGTGCGTCAATCGGCGATCCTCAGCCATCCGGTCTTCAATCGCTATCACTCCGAAACCGAGCTGATGCGTTACCTGCGCAAGCTGGCCGACAAGGACCTGGCGCTGGACCGCACCATGATTCCGCTGGGCTCCTGCACCATGAAGCTCAATGCCGCCAGCGAAATGATCCCGGTCACCTGGGCCGAATTCGGCAACCTGCACCCGTTCGCGCCAGCCGAGCAAAGCGCCGGTTACCAGCAACTGACCAGCGAACTGGAAACGATGCTCTGCGCCGCCACCGGTTACGACGCCATTTCCCTGCAACCCAACGCGGGCTCTCAGGGTGAATACGCCGGTCTGCTGGCGATCCGTGCCTACCACCAGAGCCGTGGCGATGAAGCCCGCGACATCTGCCTGATTCCGTCGTCCGCCCATGGCACCAACCCGGCCACCGCCCACATGGCCGGCATGCGCGTGGTGGTGACCGCCTGCGATGCTCGCGGCAACGTCGATATCGAAGACCTGCGCGCCAAGGCCGTCGAGCATCGCGACCAACTCGCGGCCCTGATGATCACCTACCCGTCGACCCATGGCGTGTTCGAGGAAGGCATCCGCGAAATCTGCGGCATCATCCATGACAACGGCGGCCAGGTTTACATCGACGGCGCCAACATGAATGCCATGGTCGGCCTCTGCGCACCGGGCAAGTTCGGCGGCGACGTTTCGCACCTGAACCTGCACAAGACCTTCTGCATCCCCCACGGCGGTGGTGGCCCGGGCGTCGGCCCGATCGGCGTGAAGTCGCATCTGGCACCGTTCCTGCCCGGCCACGGCCAGATGGAGCGCAAGGAAGGCGCAGTCTGCGCAGCACCGTTCGGCAGCGCGAGCATTCTGCCCATCACCTGGATGTACATTCGCATGATGGGCGGCGAAGGCCTCAAGCGCGCTTCGCAACTGGCGATCCTCAACGCCAACTACATCTCCCGTCGCCTGGAAGACCATTACCCGGTGCTCTACACCGGCAGCAACGGTCTGGTGGCCCACGAATGCATCCTGGACCTGCGCCCGCTCAAGGAAACCAGCGGCATCAGCGTCGATGACGTTGCCAAGCGCCTGATCGACTTCGGCTTCCACGCACCGACCATGTCGTTCCCGGTGGCCGGCACCCTGATGATCGAGCCGACCGAGAGCGAATCCAAGGAAGAGCTGGACCGTTTCTGCGAGGCCATGATCAAGATCCGCGAGGAAATCCACGCGGTAGAAAACGGCACGCTGGACAAGGATGACAACCCCCTGAAAAACGCTCCGCACACCGCTGCGGAAATCGCCGGTCAGTGGAGCCATCCATACAGCCGCGAACAGGCCGTGTACCCGGTCGAGTCGCTGATCGAAGGCAAATACTGGCCACCTGTGGGTCGTGTCGACAACGTGTTCGGCGACCGCAATCTGGTCTGCGCCTGCCCGTCCATCGAAAGCTACCAAGAGGCGTGA
- a CDS encoding RDD family protein, translating to MSKHLLRPQGDFAPAGLARRLAAICYDAFLCFALQLVTAFVYKLVLMAFIGEARLRVLSESGSLDGDPLLSSILLLVTFGFFAKFWTHGGQTLGMQVWGIRVQNADGTAISLMQALLRFIVSIASWLCLGLGFVWSLFDKQQRTWHDMYSGTLLVKVPKQK from the coding sequence ATGTCCAAACACCTGCTTCGACCGCAAGGCGATTTCGCCCCCGCTGGCCTTGCTCGACGTCTGGCAGCCATCTGTTACGACGCCTTCCTCTGCTTCGCCCTGCAACTGGTTACCGCCTTCGTCTACAAGCTGGTGCTGATGGCTTTCATAGGCGAAGCCCGACTGCGTGTCCTGTCCGAATCCGGCTCGCTGGATGGCGACCCCCTGCTCTCCTCCATTCTCCTGCTGGTCACCTTTGGTTTCTTCGCCAAGTTCTGGACCCATGGCGGTCAGACGCTGGGCATGCAGGTATGGGGCATTCGCGTCCAGAACGCCGACGGCACCGCCATCAGCCTGATGCAGGCGCTGCTGCGCTTTATCGTGTCCATTGCGTCCTGGCTGTGCCTGGGGCTGGGCTTTGTCTGGAGCCTGTTCGACAAGCAGCAACGCACATGGCATGACATGTACTCCGGCACCCTGCTGGTCAAGGTCCCCAAACAGAAATAG
- the gcvT gene encoding glycine cleavage system aminomethyltransferase GcvT — protein MPTEQLLTTPLHALHRELGAKMVPFAGYDMPVQYPAGVMKEHLHTREKAGLFDVSHMGQILLTGAGAAQALETLVPVDIIDLPVGMQRYAMFTNENGGILDDLMVANLGNDQLMLVVNAACKNEDLAHLRKHLASHCTIEPLFEERALLALQGPQAATVLARLAPQVASMTFMQFTRVTLLGSECYVSRSGYTGEDGYEISVPAAQAQALARRLLDEPEVAPIGLGARDSLRLEAGLCLYGHDMNVETSPVEASLLWAVSKARRAEGIRAGGFPGAEKIFVQQQAGVEKKRVGLLPQERTPVREGTEIVDAEGQTIGSVCSGGFGPTLGGPLAMGYLDSHFTALDTPVWAVVRGKKVPMRVSKMPFVAQRYFRG, from the coding sequence ATGCCGACAGAACAATTGCTGACCACACCGCTACACGCCCTGCACCGCGAACTCGGCGCAAAAATGGTGCCCTTCGCCGGTTACGACATGCCTGTGCAATACCCGGCCGGCGTCATGAAAGAACACCTGCATACCCGTGAAAAAGCCGGTCTGTTCGATGTCTCGCACATGGGCCAGATTCTTCTGACCGGTGCAGGCGCCGCGCAGGCACTGGAAACCCTGGTCCCGGTGGACATCATCGACCTGCCGGTCGGCATGCAGCGCTATGCGATGTTCACCAACGAAAACGGCGGCATCCTCGACGACCTGATGGTTGCCAACCTGGGCAACGATCAACTGATGCTGGTGGTCAATGCCGCCTGCAAGAACGAAGACCTGGCGCACCTGCGCAAGCATCTGGCTTCACACTGCACCATAGAACCCCTGTTTGAAGAACGCGCCCTGCTCGCCCTGCAAGGTCCGCAAGCGGCTACCGTGCTCGCACGCCTGGCCCCGCAAGTGGCGAGCATGACGTTCATGCAGTTCACCCGTGTCACGCTGCTGGGCAGCGAGTGCTATGTCAGCCGCTCGGGCTACACCGGCGAAGACGGCTATGAAATTTCGGTTCCGGCCGCACAGGCCCAAGCCCTGGCGCGTCGCCTGCTGGACGAGCCGGAAGTGGCTCCAATCGGCCTGGGCGCTCGTGACTCGCTGCGACTGGAAGCCGGTCTGTGCCTGTACGGCCACGACATGAATGTCGAGACATCCCCCGTCGAAGCCAGCCTGCTGTGGGCCGTTTCCAAGGCACGGCGCGCCGAAGGTATTCGTGCCGGCGGATTCCCCGGTGCCGAAAAAATATTCGTCCAGCAGCAAGCCGGTGTAGAAAAAAAACGTGTCGGCCTGTTACCGCAGGAACGTACGCCGGTGCGTGAAGGCACCGAAATCGTCGATGCAGAAGGCCAGACAATCGGCAGCGTTTGCAGCGGCGGTTTTGGTCCGACACTGGGCGGTCCCTTGGCGATGGGCTATCTGGACAGCCACTTCACTGCGCTGGATACGCCAGTCTGGGCAGTGGTACGCGGCAAGAAAGTCCCGATGCGGGTAAGTAAAATGCCTTTTGTTGCGCAACGTTACTTCCGCGGCTGA
- the lptF gene encoding LPS export ABC transporter permease LptF, which yields MIVFRYLSREVLVTLSAVSAVLLVIIMSGRFIKYLAQAASGALDPGVLFLIMGFRLPGFLQLILPLGLFLGILLAYGRLYLESEMTVLAATGMSQQRLLAITMAPAAVVALLVAWLSFSLAPQGATQFSLLINKQDAMTEFDTLVPGRFQALRDGSRITYTQELSEDRTNLSGVFISERRISTDKTKEPSITVLVADKGHQEVRADGSRFLILENGYRYDGNPGQADYRAIKYDTYGAMLPKPEISEDVTDREAIPTSELIGNDTPRYRAELQWRISLPILVFIVTLMAVPLARVNPRQGRYLKLLPAILLYMSYLTILIAVRGALEKGKLPIGLGMWWVHGIFLLIGMALIYWEPLRLKMASRRSVAEVARG from the coding sequence TTGATTGTCTTCCGTTATCTGTCCCGAGAAGTGCTTGTCACCTTGAGCGCGGTAAGCGCTGTATTGCTGGTGATCATCATGAGCGGGCGCTTCATCAAGTATCTGGCCCAGGCTGCTTCGGGTGCGCTCGATCCGGGCGTATTGTTCCTGATCATGGGCTTCCGTCTGCCGGGCTTCCTGCAGTTGATCCTGCCGTTGGGGCTGTTCCTCGGCATTCTGCTGGCGTATGGCCGTCTGTACCTGGAAAGCGAAATGACCGTGCTCGCCGCTACCGGCATGAGCCAGCAGCGTCTGCTTGCTATCACCATGGCACCGGCCGCCGTCGTGGCGCTGCTGGTTGCCTGGCTGAGCTTCAGCCTTGCGCCGCAAGGTGCAACCCAGTTCTCGCTGCTGATCAACAAGCAGGATGCGATGACCGAGTTCGACACCCTGGTGCCTGGACGTTTTCAGGCGTTGCGCGACGGTTCACGGATTACCTACACCCAGGAGCTGTCCGAGGACCGTACCAACCTGAGTGGCGTGTTCATTTCCGAGCGACGCATCTCCACCGACAAGACCAAAGAGCCGAGCATCACCGTGCTGGTGGCCGACAAGGGTCACCAGGAAGTGCGTGCTGACGGCAGCCGTTTCCTGATCCTGGAAAACGGCTACCGCTACGACGGTAATCCAGGTCAGGCCGATTATCGTGCGATCAAGTACGACACCTATGGTGCGATGCTGCCCAAGCCTGAAATCAGCGAGGACGTCACCGACCGTGAAGCCATTCCCACCAGCGAGCTGATCGGCAACGACACGCCACGCTATCGGGCCGAGTTGCAATGGCGTATCTCGCTGCCGATTCTGGTCTTCATCGTGACCCTGATGGCCGTGCCGCTGGCACGGGTCAACCCGCGTCAAGGCCGCTATCTGAAGCTGCTGCCGGCGATTCTGCTTTACATGTCCTACCTGACCATCCTGATTGCCGTGCGCGGCGCCCTGGAGAAAGGCAAGCTGCCGATCGGCCTTGGCATGTGGTGGGTCCACGGGATTTTCCTGTTGATAGGCATGGCGTTGATTTACTGGGAGCCATTGCGGCTGAAAATGGCGAGTCGCCGTAGCGTAGCGGAGGTGGCTCGTGGTTAA
- a CDS encoding leucyl aminopeptidase — MELVVKSVSPETLKTATLVVAVGENRVLGTAAQSVDTLSGGAIAAVLKRGDLAGKVGQSLLLHSLPNLKAERVLLVGIGKETELSDRQFKKVIASVLSTLKGLGGSDAAIALDQVAVKNRDTYGKARLLVETLADGEYVFDRFKSQKAEPRALKKITLLTAKASVADVERAATHAQAIAKGMAFTRDLGNLPPNICHPTYLGEEAKALGKAHKNLKVEVHDEKKLAELGMGSFLAVAQGSAQPPRLIVMNYQGGKKNEKPFVLVGKGITFDTGGISIKPAAGMDEMKFDMCGAASVFGTLRSVLELQLPINLVCILACAENMPSGTATRPGDIVKTMSGQTVEILNTDAEGRLVLCDALTYAERFKPQAVIDIATLTGACVVALGGHTSGLLGNNDVLINQLLDAGKVADDRAWQLPLFDEYQEQLDSPFADIANIGGPKGGTITAACFLSRFTKAYDWAHLDIAGTAWLSGGKEKGATGRPVPLLTQYLLDRAGA; from the coding sequence ATGGAATTGGTTGTTAAAAGCGTAAGCCCAGAAACCTTGAAGACCGCCACCCTGGTGGTTGCAGTGGGCGAAAATCGCGTTCTGGGCACCGCGGCTCAAAGCGTGGACACGCTCAGCGGCGGCGCCATTGCCGCCGTTCTCAAGCGCGGCGACCTGGCTGGCAAGGTTGGCCAGAGCCTGCTGCTGCACAGCCTGCCCAACCTCAAGGCCGAGCGCGTCCTGCTGGTGGGTATCGGCAAGGAAACCGAACTGTCGGATCGTCAATTCAAGAAAGTCATCGCCAGCGTGCTTTCGACCCTCAAGGGTCTGGGTGGCAGCGATGCAGCCATCGCACTGGATCAGGTGGCCGTGAAAAATCGCGACACTTATGGCAAGGCCCGCCTGCTGGTGGAAACCCTGGCTGACGGCGAATACGTGTTCGACCGCTTCAAGAGCCAGAAAGCCGAACCTCGCGCCCTGAAGAAAATCACCCTGCTGACCGCCAAGGCCAGCGTTGCCGATGTAGAGCGCGCAGCCACCCACGCCCAAGCCATCGCCAAGGGCATGGCCTTTACCCGCGACCTGGGTAACCTGCCGCCAAACATCTGCCACCCGACCTACCTGGGCGAAGAAGCCAAGGCTTTGGGCAAGGCCCACAAGAATCTCAAGGTCGAAGTCCACGACGAGAAGAAACTGGCCGAGCTGGGCATGGGCTCGTTCCTGGCCGTGGCTCAGGGCAGCGCCCAGCCACCGCGCCTGATCGTCATGAACTACCAGGGCGGCAAGAAAAACGAAAAACCTTTCGTGCTGGTCGGCAAGGGCATCACGTTCGACACCGGCGGCATCAGCATCAAGCCGGCTGCGGGCATGGACGAAATGAAGTTCGACATGTGCGGTGCAGCCAGTGTGTTCGGCACCCTGCGCTCCGTGCTTGAACTGCAACTGCCGATCAACCTGGTCTGCATCCTGGCCTGCGCCGAGAACATGCCAAGCGGCACCGCGACCCGCCCAGGCGACATCGTCAAGACCATGAGCGGCCAGACCGTCGAAATCCTCAACACCGACGCCGAAGGCCGTCTGGTGCTGTGCGATGCCCTGACCTACGCCGAGCGCTTCAAGCCGCAGGCAGTCATCGACATCGCTACCCTGACCGGCGCCTGCGTGGTTGCACTGGGCGGCCACACGTCCGGCCTGCTGGGCAACAACGACGTGCTGATCAATCAACTGCTGGACGCTGGCAAAGTGGCCGACGACCGCGCCTGGCAACTGCCGTTGTTCGACGAGTATCAGGAGCAACTGGACAGCCCGTTCGCGGACATCGCCAACATCGGCGGCCCGAAAGGCGGCACCATCACCGCAGCCTGCTTCCTGTCGCGCTTCACCAAGGCGTATGACTGGGCGCACCTGGACATCGCCGGTACGGCATGGCTGAGCGGCGGCAAGGAAAAAGGTGCAACCGGTCGTCCGGTTCCGCTGCTGACCCAATATCTGCTCGACCGCGCTGGCGCATAA
- the gcvH gene encoding glycine cleavage system protein GcvH has translation MSELRFTVEHEWLRAEADGSVTVGITPYAQESLGDVVYVQLPELQTYTQHAEVSVVESVKAASSINMPLDGEVVAVNAELDSTPELVNEDALGAGWFFRFIPQDANAINGLLDQDAYDRLIKANAEA, from the coding sequence ATGAGCGAGTTGCGATTCACCGTTGAACACGAATGGCTGCGGGCCGAAGCCGATGGCAGTGTCACGGTAGGCATCACGCCTTATGCACAGGAATCCCTCGGTGACGTGGTTTACGTGCAACTTCCGGAATTACAGACCTACACTCAACACGCCGAAGTCTCGGTCGTGGAATCGGTGAAAGCTGCCAGCAGCATCAATATGCCGCTGGATGGCGAGGTGGTCGCCGTCAACGCCGAACTCGACAGCACCCCAGAACTGGTCAACGAAGATGCGCTGGGCGCAGGCTGGTTCTTTCGCTTCATTCCGCAAGACGCCAATGCCATTAACGGCCTGCTGGATCAGGACGCCTACGACCGACTGATCAAAGCCAACGCCGAAGCCTGA
- the lptG gene encoding LPS export ABC transporter permease LptG produces MVKLDRYIGKSVFLAIMAVLGIILGLASLFAFIDEMGDISDSYTLMDAGSFVLMTAPRRVYDMLPMAALIGCLIGLGTLASSSELTIMRAAGVSIARIVWAVMKPMLFLMAAGVLVGEYVAPYAENQAQAARSLAQGSGDSQSAKHGLWHRQGDEFIHINTVQPNGLMYGVTRYRFDEQHHMLTSSFARQANYMTDYWELKDVSTTYFRDGSTEVIKTPVERWEVSLSPQLLSTVIMPPESLSISGLWSYAHYLADQGLSNGRYWLAFWTKVLQPLVTVALVLMAISFIFGPLRSVTLGQRVFTGVLVGFTFRIIQDLLGPSSLVFGFSPLFAVLVPAAACALAGVLLLRRAG; encoded by the coding sequence GTGGTTAAGCTCGATCGATACATTGGTAAAAGCGTATTCCTGGCGATCATGGCGGTGCTGGGGATCATTCTGGGTCTGGCGTCGCTGTTCGCCTTCATCGACGAGATGGGCGACATCAGTGACAGCTACACCCTGATGGATGCTGGCAGCTTCGTCCTCATGACCGCCCCGCGGCGGGTCTACGACATGCTGCCGATGGCCGCCCTGATCGGTTGCCTGATTGGTCTGGGCACCCTGGCCAGCAGCAGCGAACTGACCATCATGCGGGCCGCCGGTGTGTCCATTGCACGCATCGTCTGGGCGGTCATGAAGCCCATGCTGTTCCTGATGGCTGCCGGTGTGCTGGTGGGTGAGTACGTTGCGCCTTACGCTGAAAACCAGGCTCAGGCCGCCCGCTCGCTGGCTCAGGGCAGCGGCGACTCCCAGAGTGCCAAGCATGGCTTGTGGCACCGTCAGGGCGATGAGTTCATCCACATCAACACGGTTCAGCCCAACGGGCTGATGTATGGCGTGACGCGCTATCGCTTCGATGAGCAGCACCACATGCTGACGTCGAGCTTCGCCAGACAGGCCAACTACATGACCGATTACTGGGAGCTGAAAGATGTCAGCACCACGTATTTCCGTGATGGCAGCACCGAGGTCATCAAGACCCCGGTGGAGCGCTGGGAAGTCTCCCTCAGCCCGCAACTGCTGAGCACGGTCATCATGCCGCCCGAGTCGCTGTCGATTTCCGGTCTGTGGAGCTATGCCCACTATCTGGCGGATCAGGGCCTGAGCAATGGTCGTTACTGGCTGGCGTTCTGGACCAAGGTCCTGCAGCCGCTGGTGACGGTGGCGCTGGTGCTGATGGCAATCTCGTTCATCTTCGGCCCGCTGCGTTCCGTGACCCTGGGGCAACGTGTCTTCACGGGTGTGCTGGTCGGCTTTACCTTCCGCATCATCCAGGACCTGCTGGGCCCGTCGAGTCTGGTATTCGGCTTCTCGCCGCTGTTCGCGGTGCTGGTGCCGGCAGCCGCCTGTGCCCTGGCGGGTGTGCTGTTGCTTCGCCGCGCTGGATGA
- a CDS encoding cold-shock protein, whose protein sequence is MSQRQSGTVKWFNDEKGFGFITPESGPDLFVHFRAIQGNGFKSLKEGQKVTFIAVQGQKGMQADEVQAEG, encoded by the coding sequence ATGTCCCAACGTCAGAGCGGCACCGTCAAGTGGTTCAACGACGAAAAAGGTTTTGGTTTTATCACTCCAGAAAGCGGTCCGGATCTGTTCGTACATTTCCGCGCAATTCAAGGTAACGGCTTCAAGAGCCTGAAAGAAGGCCAGAAAGTGACCTTCATTGCCGTGCAGGGCCAAAAAGGCATGCAGGCTGATGAAGTACAGGCCGAAGGTTAA